CACCTTCCTTTTTCTGCTCGCCGCGCTGCTGCCGGGTCAGGCGCTGGCCGCCAACCAGGTCGCGCTCGACAACAGCGTTTTCATCGAACGGGTGACGACCGACGCCGCCGGCAAGCAGCGCGTGCTGCTCGAGGAACCGAAAGTCGTGGTTCCGGGCGACCGGCTCGTCTTCGTGCTCAACTATCGCAATGCAGGCGCGCAGGCGGCCGACAAGTTCGTCATCACCAACCCGCTGCCCTCGGCGGTGCGTTTCGCCGATGCGGGCGACACGCATCCGCTCGTCTCGGTCGATGGCGGCCGCGGGTGGGGACAACTCGACGAACTCACGATTCAACAGGCCGATGGCAGCCGCCGCGCGGCGCAGCCCGCCGATGTCACGCACATCCGCTGGGCCTTCCAGAAACCCATCCCCGCCGGCGCGAGCGGCAAGCTCATGTTTCGGGGAGTTGTCAAATAAACATATGAAATAAACCGCTTAATGATTGCCAGCGGTGGGGAACAGGCGATCAACCAAAGCCTAGGAGCTCAGCTATGACCAGCAAGCTGACTTATATGGGCACCATCGGTCTGGCGGCGTTCTCATGCGTCGCTGCCGCCCCGGCATTCGCCGCGGCGGGGACAACCGCGGGTACCCAGATCACCAATACCGCCACCGTCAATTATCAGGTCGGCGGCGTCGCACAGGGTGCGCAGAACGCCTCGAACACGATCACGGTCGACCGCAGGGTCGAACTGCTGGTTGAAGAGGATGGGACGACGACCACCGAAGTGGCGCCGGGCCAGTCCGACGCGATCACGACCTTTCGCCTGACCAACAAGACCAACGAAGTGCTCGATTTCGCGCTCGCGGTATCGCAAATCACCGGCGGCACGGCGGCGCACGGCGGGACGGACTCGTTCAACGTCAGCAACGTGCGCATTTATCGCGATAATCCGACGACCGGTACGGTCGGAAGCTGGGACGCGGGCGACGCACTCGTCACCTATGCCGACGAGGTCGGGATCGACGCGTCGATCCGGTTGTTCGTGCTCGCCGACATTCCGGCCGGGCTTGCCACGAACGCGGTGGCGGGGATCCGCCTGACCGCGACGGCCAACGAAGGCGGCACGGTGGGTTCGCAGGGTGCGCTCGTCACCCAGACCGCCGGCGCCAACACAGCCGGCAAGGATACGGTGTTCGCCGACGCAGCGGGCGTTTCCGATGCCGCGCGGGACGGTTCGCACAGCGACGACGACGATTATACGGTCAAAACGGCGACGCTGACGGTCACCAAGACCAGCCGCGTCGTTTCGGACCCCGTCAACCTGACGAGCAATCCGAAACTGATCCCCGGCGCAGTCGTCGAATATTGCATCGCGGTCGCGAATGCGGCCGGCGGCGCGGCAGCTTCGCCGGTCAACATTACCGACAGCGTGCCGACGCTGCTCACCTTCGTTCCCGGTTCGATCAAGCTGGGCGGTACCGTCACCGGTGCCACGTGCGACTTCAACGGGACGGCGGGAGGCAGCTATGCCGCGCCGGTCGTCTCGGGGTCGCTCGCGACGGTCGCAGCGGGGCAGACGCTGACGCTCGTCTTCCAGGCCACGGTCAACTGATCGGAAACGGACGGAGCAGCGGATAACCCCGGATCGATCCGGGGACCGCTGCTCCCTTCGGGGCTGCAATGGCGCTCTCCACCAAATATTTAGGCCTCGTGACCGCCCTGGTCGCGGCAGCGTTGCTGCCTGCGACCGGCGCGGGCGCGCAGGTCATTTCCAACACCGCGTCCGCGTCGTGGAGCGGCGGTGCGAGCGAGGTATTGTCGAATCGCGTCGACCTGACGGTCCGCCAGCGCCCGCCCGAGCCGCCGCGGATCACCACCTATCGCCTCGGTGAGACCGGTACGAAATCGGCGCCGCTGGCTCCCACGCAATGCGAGAGCATCGCGGGCACGAAGCGGATCGATCTTGCCGGCGCCTATGCCGGGATCGCAACCAGCCCCGCCGCGCTGCAAAGCAGCGACAGCTTCCGCGCCGGCGAAATCGTCGTCGTCGGCGTCGTCCTTGCGTCGGCAAATCGCGACCCGCAGCAGCGCGACGCCCTGCCCGTCACCTTGGCGCTCGAAAACGGCGACCGCGAGCAGATCACGCTGACCGAAACGGCGGCGAACAGCGGCGAATTTGTCGGTATCATCAACACGATCGGGGTTCCGCCCGCGATCGTCGCGGGCGATTGCCGCCTGTCGGTGACGCCCGGCTCGCCGGTCAAGCTGCAGGTCACCGACCGCGCCGACGCCAGCCTTGTCGCGCTCGCCACGCTCGACTTCCTTGTCGATCCTTTCGGTATCGTGTTCGACAGCGGCGACGGCGCGCCGGTGCCGGGCAGCCGCGTCACGATAGTCGACGCCTCGACCGGCCGACCCGCGCAGGTGTTCGGCGACGACGGCGTGTCGATCTATCCGTCCAGCGTGATCACCGGCCAGAGCGTCCGCGATTCAGGCGGCACGATCTATGATTTTCCGCCCGGCGACTATCGCTTCCCCTTCGTCGCGCCGGGCACCTACCGCCTCGTCGTCGAACCGCCGGCGCCTTACACCGCGCCCTCGAAATCGAGCCCCGCCGACCTCGCGGGGTTGCGCCGCCCCGACGACGGTCTGCCGTTCGTGATCAACGGCGCGAGCTATGGCTCGCCCTTCACGCTCGACAGCCCTGCACCGGTACGGGTCGACATTCCCGTCGACCAGCCGGGCCTGCCGCTGGTGCTGCGCAAGACGACCTCGACGCAGGTCGCGGTACCCGGCGACGTCATTCAGTATCGCATCGAGGTCGCAAACCGCGACACCCGCCGGCGTACCGGTGCTGTGACGGTCAGCGACGTGCTGCCCGCCGGGATGCGCCTGCGTGCCGATACGGTGCGCGTCGATGGCGTGCTGGTTACCGCCGATGTCGCCGCGGACGGCCGCGAATTTTCGGTCACCCTGCCCGGCATTGCTGCGGGGCGTTCGGCGCTGCTCACCTATCTTGCGGAGGTCGTCGTTTCGGCCCAGCCGGGCAATGCCCTCAACCGCGCCACCGCCACCGACAACCGCGGAACACAGAGCAATATCGCCGAGGCGACGATATCGATCAAACGCGACCAGCTCGGCGACCGGATGACGATCATCGGCCGCATCACCGACGGCGGCTGCGGCGTCAATCCCGGCAAGGCGAACGGAATCCCGGGCGTCCGTGTCATGTTGCAGGACGGCAGCTACGCCGTCACCGACGAAGGCGGCCGCTATCATTTCGAGGGCGTGCGTCCGGGCCTGCATGTCGTGCAGATCGATCCGTCGACGCTGCCGCTCGACCGCGAGGCGATCGACTGCGCGCGTTCGACGCAGAGCGCGGGCAGCCCGATCTCGCGCTTCGTCGAAGGCCGCGGCGGCGCGCTGAAACGCGCCGATTTCCGGGCCATCGCCAGCGCCCCGCGCGCAGCGCCCAAGACCGCTGCCACCGTCGCGCCGACGGTGCTCAGCGATCAGGACGCCGCCGGCGCGAACCGCGACTGGCTGGCGGGCGAGACGCCGGGCACCGGCTGGGTCTTCCCCGGCACCGATCATAACCCGCGCGCCAAGTCGGTGCGCGCCGTGGTCAAGCATCTGCCGGGCCAGACCGTCACCTTGCGCGTCAACGGCAAGCCGGTCAGCGATCTCAGCTATGAAGGCGAACGCAAGTCGGCCGACGGCAGCGTCATCGTCAGCATGTGGCGCGGCATCGAAATCGGCGACGGCGAGAATCGCCTTTCCGCCGAGGTAAAGGACGCCGCCGGCGCCACGGTCGAGACGCTCGAACGCAGCGTCCATTATTCGATCACCCCGATGCGCGCGACGCTGATCCGTGAACGCTCTGTGCTGATCGCCGACGGCGTGACGCGGCCCGTCATCGCGGTGCGCCTGACCGATCGCGACGGCAAGCCCGTGCGCAGCGGGCTGACCGGCGATTTCAGCGTCCCGGCGCCCTATTATCCGGCGGTCGAGGCCGATGCCCAGCAGGCGCGCCAATTGTCGGGGCTCGAACGCGCGCGGCCGGTGTGGAAGATCGATGGCGACGACGGCGTCGCGTACATCGAACTCGAACCCACGACCGCCTCGGGCACGCTGGCGATGGACTTCACCTTTCGCGACGACAAGATCGAGCGCAAGCAGACCGTCGAAACCTGGCTCGATCCCGGCGATCGGCCATGGACCGTCGTCGGCTTCGCCGCGGGCACGCTCGGCTACAACACGCTCGACGACCGGATGGAGCCCGTCGCCGAAACGCTCGACGATCTCAACGCCGACGCCCGCCTCGCGCTCTATGCCAAGGGCCGGGTGCGCGGCAAATGGCTGATGACGCTGGCTTATGACAGCGACAAGGATCAGGACGACACGCGCTTCGGCGGCGTCATCGACCCGCGCGCCTATTACACCATCTACGCCGACCGCAACGAGACGCGGTACGATGCAGCGTCGGTGCGCAAGCTCTATCTCCGGCTCGAGCGCCCGCAATTCTACGCGATGTTCGGCGATATCGAGACCGGCATTTCGGAGCCCCAACTCGCCCGCTACCAGCGCGCACTGAACGGCGGCAAGGCGGAATATCGCGGCCGCAATCTCGCTGCGACCGCCTTCGTCGCCGACACCCCCTATCGCTTCCGCCGCGACGAGATTCAGGGCAACGGCCTGACCGGGCCGTACCAGCTCGGCGCCAGGGACATATTGCCGAACAGCGAACGGATTGTCATCGAAACGCGCGACCGGCTGCATAGCGAACGGATCGTCGAAACGATCACGCTGACCCGGCATGTCGATTACGATATCGACTATCTGGCGGGGACGCTCCGCTTCCGCGAACCGGTGCTCAGCCGCTCGTCGGGGCTCGATCCCCAGTTCATTGTCGCCGAATATGAAGTCGATGGCGTCGGCCAGCGCGTGCTCAACGCGGGCGGCCGCGTCAGCCTGTCGTCGCACGACGAGAAGCTGCGCGTCGGCGCAACGCTGATCCACGACGAGGATGGCAACGCCAAGACGAATCTCGGCGGCGTCGACGCCCGTTATCGCCCCGGCATCGATACCGAAATCCGCGCCGAAATGGCGATCAGCGATGCCAAGGCGCAGAATGGCAGCCCCGCCGCTACCGCGGGAAGCGCGAAGGCGTGGCTGGTCGAGGCCGAGCACCACAGCAGCAAGATGGACGTCCTTGCCTATGTCCGCGAGCGCGAGACGGGTTTCGGCGCCGGGCAGCTCAATCGCGGCGAGGACGGCACGCGCAAATTCGGCGTCGACGCCCGGCTGCGGGCGACCAAGACCTTGTCGGTTACGGGCAGTGCCTGGCAGGAAGATTATCTCGACGTCGGCTCGCGCCGCCGCGCCGCGCGTGTCCTCGCCGAATACGACAATGGTACCACGGTGGCGCGCGCCGGCCTGACCCATGCCGACGATCGCCTGTCGGATGGCGCGCGCAACACGTCGAACCTTGTCCAGCTCGGCGCCACCCAGCGCCTAATGGGCAAGCGGCTCGAACTCGACGCACAGACCGACTTCGCACTGGGCGGCAAGGACGCGAGCGTGGATTTCCCGACCCGTCACCGCCTCGGCGCGCGCTTCGCGATCAACCGCGACGTCAATCTCGTCGGCAGCTATGAAATCGCTGATGGCGACAGCATCGAGGCGCGCACCGCACGGCTGGGCTTCGACCTTGCGCCATGGGCCGGTGCACGTCTGCTCGCCACCGCCAACCAACAGGATATTGGCGAATATGGCCCGCGCAGCTTCGCCGCCTATGGCCTGTCGCAGTCGCTGAAGCTCGGCGAGCGCTGGTCGGTCGATCTGTCGGTCGACGGCAACCGGACGCTCGGCGGCATTCGCGCCAGGGATGTGCTCAATGTCGATCATCCCGTCGCATCGGGCGGCTTTCTTGGCGGCAATGGAACGCTGACCGAGGATTTCCTTGCGATCAGCACCGGCGCCACCTGGCGCGCCGACCGCTGGACGCTGACGGGCCGCGCCGAATATCGCGACGGGGAGCTTGCCGATCGTTACGGCCTGACCCTCGGCGGTCTCCGCCAGCTCGGCGAAGGCCGGGCGCTCGGCGCGCTCTTCACCTATGCCAAGGCGAGCGGCAGCGGCACGACGCCGACGACCGAGGTCATCAATTTCGAGATGAGCTGGGCGCATCGCCCCGCCGAATCGCGCGTATCGTGGCTCAACAAGAGCGAGTTCCGTTCGGACAAGGTGCGGGGTGCCGTCGCCGGACAGCCCGGCCCGATCGGCGGCGGCGCGCTGACGATCGACGGCGACGCGACGAGCCGCCGCCTGCTCAACAGCCTGTCGCTGAACTGGACGCCGCTCGGCGACCGCGGGATCGGCAGCGGCGACGGCTGGTATGAACGCGCCGAATTCGGCTTTTTCTGGGGCACGCGCTATAATTTCGACAGGTTCGGCGAGGACGACGACGCGGACAGTGTTGGGGGCTGGTCGAACCTGCTCGGCGCCGACTTCCGCTTCAATCTGGGCGAACATGTCGATGTCGGCGCGTCGGGCACCGTGCGGGTCGGCACCGACGCCGACACGGCGAGCTGGGCCGGCGGGCCGACGGTGACGCTGGCGCCGATGAAGAACGCCAATGTGACGCTCGGCTATAATTTCGCGGGCTTCCACGACCGCGATTTCGAGGACAGCCGCTATTCGCGGTCGGGGGCCTATGTGACCTTCAAGCTGAAGTTAGACCAGACGAGCTTTCAGGGGTTGGGGTTGTAAGCTGCTCTGTCATTGCGAGCGTAGCGAAGCAATCTCCAGCTAACGGCCCGTAAGTCCGCCTGCTGGAGATTGCTTCGTCGCTACGCTCCTCGCAATGACGATGATTTTCAATCCGCGAACAGCAGGACCGGCGTTTCGATCAGCTTCTTGAGCGCCTGCACATAGCTCGCGGCATCCCAGCCATCGACGACGCGGTGGTCGCAGCTGATCGACAGGTTCATCAGCTTCGCACGGCGAATCTCGTCGCCGTCGAAGACCGGGCGCTCGACGATCTTGTTCGGGCCGATGATCGCGACTTCGGGGCGGTTGATCACCGGCGTCGTCGCAATGCCGCCGAGCGGGCCGAGCGAGGTCACGGTCAACGTGCCACCGGTCAGTTCCTCGACCTTCGCCTTGCCGTTGCGCGCAGCCTCGGCGAGGCGCGTGATTTCGCTCGCAAGTTGCCAGACATTCTTGTCCTGCGCATCGCGAATCACCGGGACCATCAGGCCCGCGTCGGTCTGCGTGGCCATGCCGAGATGCACCGCGCCGTAACGCGTCACTACGCCGCCCTCGTCGTCGTAGCACGCGTTGATCATCGGGAACTCAGGGATCGTGCGGCAGATCGCGACGATCAGGAAGGGCAGCATCGTCAGCTTCGGACGGCCGCCGCGATTGGCATTGAGGTCGGCGCGCATGTCTTCGAGCGCGGTAACGTCCATTTCCTCGACATAGGTGAAGTGCGGGATCGCGCGCTTCGATGCCGCCATATTCTCGGCGATCTTGCGGCGCATGCCGATGACCTTGATCGGTTCGTCGGCGCGGGCGCGGCTGGCGCCCGGCGCATGATAGCCCTGCCCGCCGCTGTAGCGCAGGAAGGCGTCGAGATCGGCGTGACGGATGCGGTCTCCCTCGGCGTGAACCTGTCCGAGATCGACACCGAGATCCCTGGCGCGCGCGCGAACCGCGGGCGAGGCCAGCACGGCCTTGGCATGTGCAGCAGCGGGCGCAGGTGCCGGCGCGGGAGCGGGCGCCGGCGCTGTCGCAACGGGAACCGGGGCCGGAGCGGGTTCGACGACTTCCGCCACCGAAATCTCTTCA
The Sphingopyxis macrogoltabida genome window above contains:
- a CDS encoding dihydrolipoamide acetyltransferase family protein, encoding MARYSFRLPDIGEGIAEAEIVAWHVKIGERVEEDAQLADMMTDKATVEMESPVSGIVVELAGEVGDLIAIGSTLAVIETDGDGDVEAPPADTPVEEAIEAETPGAEEISVAEVVEPAPAPVPVATAPAPAPAPAPAPAAAHAKAVLASPAVRARARDLGVDLGQVHAEGDRIRHADLDAFLRYSGGQGYHAPGASRARADEPIKVIGMRRKIAENMAASKRAIPHFTYVEEMDVTALEDMRADLNANRGGRPKLTMLPFLIVAICRTIPEFPMINACYDDEGGVVTRYGAVHLGMATQTDAGLMVPVIRDAQDKNVWQLASEITRLAEAARNGKAKVEELTGGTLTVTSLGPLGGIATTPVINRPEVAIIGPNKIVERPVFDGDEIRRAKLMNLSISCDHRVVDGWDAASYVQALKKLIETPVLLFAD
- a CDS encoding DUF11 domain-containing protein translates to MTSKLTYMGTIGLAAFSCVAAAPAFAAAGTTAGTQITNTATVNYQVGGVAQGAQNASNTITVDRRVELLVEEDGTTTTEVAPGQSDAITTFRLTNKTNEVLDFALAVSQITGGTAAHGGTDSFNVSNVRIYRDNPTTGTVGSWDAGDALVTYADEVGIDASIRLFVLADIPAGLATNAVAGIRLTATANEGGTVGSQGALVTQTAGANTAGKDTVFADAAGVSDAARDGSHSDDDDYTVKTATLTVTKTSRVVSDPVNLTSNPKLIPGAVVEYCIAVANAAGGAAASPVNITDSVPTLLTFVPGSIKLGGTVTGATCDFNGTAGGSYAAPVVSGSLATVAAGQTLTLVFQATVN